AGGATGTCAAGCAACTCGGTGCGTACACCGAGCGCTAGCGTCTCGACCGGGCGTCGGCGGCTGGCTCCGGCGCATCGGGCCTAACTCTGCCGGGCCCGTACCTCAACCCGACTTGGCCGCGACTGCGTCCCAGACGCGCACGAAATTGAGGCCCGCGATCTTCGCGATATCGGCCTCGGCAAACCCGCGTCTGCGCAGGCCCGCTCCAATCGCACCCATCTTCGTCACATCCTCGAGCCCGGGAAGTGCGCCGCTGAACCCGTCGAAGTCTGACCCCAGCGCGGCGTGGTCCGGGCTGACAAGCTGGCA
The DNA window shown above is from candidate division WOR-3 bacterium and carries:
- a CDS encoding membrane dipeptidase, with product CQLVSPDHAALGSDFDGFSGALPGLEDVTKMGAIGAGLRRRGFAEADIAKIAGLNFVRVWDAVAAKSG